A genomic stretch from Zeimonas sediminis includes:
- a CDS encoding LysR substrate-binding domain-containing protein: protein MTLTELKYIVALARERHFGRAAEACFVSQPTLSVAIKKLEDELGVQLFERGGGEITVTPVGEQIVEQAQHVLEQSNAIREIAAQGRDPLAGPLRVGVIYTIGPYLLPHLVKRMIEDAPQMPLLLQENFTTKLLELLRQGDIDVAILADPFHDAGLVTQAVYDEPFIVAVPKSHPWAKRKSIRSEELKEQTMLLLGTGHCFRDHVLEVCPELSRFSQASAGIQKTFEGSSLETIRHMVASGIGVTVLPRMARPDLSDDGLLTYLPFERPEPYRRVSLVWRKSYSRRAAIEALRKAILQAGLPGVSMLPGEPAVSH from the coding sequence ATGACGCTCACCGAACTCAAGTACATCGTGGCCCTGGCGCGCGAGCGCCACTTCGGCCGCGCCGCGGAAGCCTGCTTCGTCAGCCAGCCGACGCTTTCGGTCGCCATCAAGAAGCTCGAGGACGAGCTCGGCGTGCAACTGTTCGAGCGCGGGGGCGGCGAGATCACCGTCACGCCGGTCGGCGAGCAGATCGTCGAGCAGGCGCAGCACGTGCTCGAGCAGAGCAACGCGATCCGCGAGATCGCCGCGCAGGGGCGCGACCCGCTCGCCGGCCCGCTGCGCGTTGGCGTCATCTACACGATCGGTCCCTACCTGCTGCCGCACCTGGTCAAGCGGATGATCGAGGACGCGCCGCAGATGCCGCTGCTGCTGCAGGAGAACTTCACCACCAAGCTGCTCGAGCTGCTCAGGCAGGGCGACATCGACGTCGCGATCCTCGCCGACCCCTTCCACGACGCGGGCCTGGTCACCCAGGCGGTCTACGACGAGCCCTTCATCGTCGCCGTGCCGAAGAGCCACCCGTGGGCGAAGCGAAAGTCGATCCGGTCCGAGGAGCTGAAGGAGCAGACGATGCTGCTGCTGGGCACCGGCCACTGCTTCCGCGACCACGTGCTCGAGGTCTGCCCCGAGCTGTCGCGCTTCTCGCAGGCGAGCGCCGGCATCCAGAAGACCTTCGAGGGCTCGTCGCTCGAGACGATCCGGCACATGGTCGCCTCGGGCATCGGGGTCACCGTGCTGCCTCGCATGGCCCGGCCCGACCTGAGCGACGACGGGCTGCTCACCTACCTGCCGTTCGAGCGCCCCGAGCCCTACCGGCGCGTGTCGCTCGTCTGGCGCAAGAGCTACTCGCGGCGCGCGGCGATCGAGGCGCTTCGCAAGGCCATCCTGCAGGCCGGGCTGCCGGGCGTGTCCATGCTGCCCGGCGAGCCGGCCGTCAGTCACTGA
- a CDS encoding DUF3488 and transglutaminase-like domain-containing protein — MNRWIGFRLSLRALGGRLGDQWERDRRDTLFLMLPVFVAVLPHFGWMPWWVGAGFVVLFAWRLGLLFSGRGLPGAPVRWAGAVAATAAVWAHYDTLVGREPGVALLILFLGLKLMEMRARRDLFVVIFLSLFLLLAAFLDSQSIGTAALVLAGFAGLLAAMLTMQYRRHEAPIAGRMKAVGVLLLQALPLAAVLFVLFPRPGGPLWGMPSDAARARTGLSETMTPGEFSELGESPEIAFRVRFETAMPAPAQLYWRGPVFGDFDGKTWRALGPGSAAQVVPPPRPQVRHAPDATVTYEITQEPSARNWMFPLEMPVSVEPPQGLAASLLPDLQLVASRPLGARTRYRVESSLAWQAGLNETRTSLQNWLGLPPGFNPRTLEMAAQWRAETLAAASRDGRVPARGEPALDRLLVDRALAMFREQDFRYTLQPPLLGRDSVDDFLFGTRAGFCEHFAGAFVVLMRALDIPARVVTGYQGGERNPVDGWWLVRQADAHAWAEVWLAGSGWTRVDPTAAVAPERIERGVRLEAQFAGLPGLDAATPLVDALRFRLDALGNAWNQWLLSYDRGKQRRLLERIGLEADDWRAIAGLLALSLTAIVGAIAVLTLHPRRARDPVERAWDDFCQRLAVTGLPRQPHETASAYLGRVERLVEPERIGEARRIVALYNRLRYGIAEGAETAPREHVRHLQQCVRRFRP; from the coding sequence GTGAACCGCTGGATCGGGTTTCGGCTCTCGCTGCGCGCGCTGGGCGGACGCCTGGGCGACCAATGGGAGCGCGACCGCCGCGACACGCTTTTCCTGATGCTGCCGGTGTTCGTGGCGGTGCTGCCCCACTTCGGGTGGATGCCCTGGTGGGTCGGCGCCGGCTTCGTCGTGCTGTTCGCGTGGCGGCTGGGCCTGCTGTTCTCGGGTCGCGGGCTGCCAGGGGCCCCGGTGCGCTGGGCGGGCGCGGTGGCCGCCACCGCCGCGGTCTGGGCGCACTACGACACGCTGGTCGGGCGCGAACCGGGTGTCGCGCTGCTGATCCTGTTCCTCGGCCTGAAGCTGATGGAGATGCGGGCCCGCCGCGACCTGTTCGTCGTGATCTTCCTGTCGCTGTTCCTGCTGCTGGCCGCCTTCCTGGATTCGCAGTCGATCGGCACCGCCGCGCTGGTGCTGGCCGGTTTCGCCGGGCTGCTCGCGGCGATGCTCACGATGCAGTACCGCCGGCACGAGGCCCCGATCGCCGGGCGAATGAAGGCGGTCGGCGTGCTCCTGCTGCAGGCGCTGCCGCTCGCCGCGGTCTTGTTCGTGCTCTTTCCGCGCCCCGGCGGCCCGCTGTGGGGCATGCCCTCGGACGCGGCCCGCGCCCGAACCGGGCTCAGCGAGACGATGACGCCCGGCGAGTTCTCGGAGCTCGGCGAGTCCCCGGAAATCGCGTTCCGCGTGCGGTTCGAGACGGCGATGCCGGCGCCGGCGCAACTGTACTGGCGCGGCCCGGTGTTCGGCGACTTCGACGGCAAGACCTGGCGAGCGCTGGGTCCCGGCTCCGCCGCGCAGGTCGTGCCGCCGCCCCGGCCGCAGGTCCGCCACGCGCCCGACGCCACGGTGACCTACGAGATCACGCAGGAGCCGTCGGCGCGCAACTGGATGTTCCCGCTCGAGATGCCCGTCTCGGTCGAACCGCCTCAGGGCCTGGCCGCCTCGCTGCTGCCCGACCTGCAGTTGGTCGCTTCGAGGCCGCTCGGCGCGCGGACCCGCTATCGCGTCGAGTCCTCGCTCGCGTGGCAGGCCGGCCTGAACGAAACGCGCACCTCCCTGCAGAACTGGCTCGGCCTGCCGCCCGGATTCAACCCCCGCACGCTGGAGATGGCCGCGCAATGGCGCGCCGAAACGCTCGCCGCCGCCAGCCGGGACGGGCGCGTGCCGGCGCGCGGCGAGCCCGCGCTCGACCGCCTGCTCGTCGACCGGGCGCTCGCGATGTTCCGGGAGCAGGACTTCCGCTACACGCTGCAGCCCCCGCTGCTGGGGCGCGACAGCGTCGACGACTTCCTGTTCGGCACGAGGGCCGGCTTCTGCGAGCACTTCGCCGGCGCCTTCGTCGTGCTGATGCGCGCGCTGGACATCCCGGCGCGCGTGGTCACCGGCTACCAGGGCGGCGAGCGCAATCCGGTCGACGGCTGGTGGCTGGTCCGGCAGGCCGATGCGCACGCCTGGGCGGAGGTCTGGCTCGCGGGCAGCGGCTGGACGAGGGTCGATCCGACCGCCGCGGTCGCGCCCGAACGGATCGAGCGCGGCGTGCGGCTCGAGGCGCAGTTCGCCGGCCTGCCCGGGCTCGACGCCGCCACGCCGCTGGTCGACGCACTGCGCTTCCGGCTCGATGCGCTGGGCAATGCGTGGAACCAGTGGCTGCTGTCCTACGACCGCGGCAAGCAGCGCCGCCTGCTCGAGCGGATCGGCCTGGAGGCCGACGACTGGCGCGCGATCGCCGGTCTGCTGGCCCTGTCGCTGACCGCGATCGTGGGCGCGATCGCCGTGCTCACGCTGCACCCGCGCCGCGCGCGCGATCCGGTCGAGCGTGCCTGGGACGACTTCTGCCAGCGGCTCGCGGTGACCGGCCTGCCGCGGCAGCCTCACGAGACGGCCAGCGCCTACCTGGGGCGGGTCGAGCGCCTGGTCGAGCCCGAGCGGATCGGCGAGGCGCGCCGCATCGTGGCGCTGTACAACCGCCTGCGCTACGGTATCGCCGAAGGCGCGGAAACTGCTCCGCGCGAGCACGTGCGACACTTGCAGCAATGCGTACGCCGGTTCAGACCCTGA
- a CDS encoding DUF58 domain-containing protein codes for MTTARSSDPASQPGWLARLVAARHRPVAGDHRLGQRNVYVLPTRAGLLFGAVVFTMLVASINYRLSLGYALSFLVAGVAIVAMLQTWRNLSSLVLRPGRAEPVFAGDFATLTVIVRNPGKVERFALSFVAPGMASPEDFDASPGAEQIVSLALPATERGWHPVPRLRLETRFPLGIWRSWTWWQPALRVLVYPRPEPPGAPLPARLASSGDGQARGGGEQDLAALRPWQEGDSPRRIAWKAMARTASEDLIVRQYEGGDLGELALEWSQLPAGWDDERKLSRMTRWVLDADALGVPWAMLLPGVSIGPDAGPSHREQCLRALATWGLPGGGRESAR; via the coding sequence GTGACGACGGCCCGGTCGTCCGACCCGGCGAGCCAGCCGGGCTGGCTCGCCCGGCTCGTCGCCGCCAGGCATCGCCCGGTGGCCGGCGACCACCGGCTCGGCCAGCGAAACGTGTACGTGCTGCCGACCCGCGCGGGGCTGCTCTTCGGCGCGGTCGTGTTCACGATGCTGGTCGCCTCGATCAACTACCGGCTTTCGCTGGGGTACGCGCTGAGCTTCCTGGTGGCCGGCGTCGCGATCGTGGCGATGCTGCAGACCTGGCGCAACCTGTCCTCGCTGGTGCTGCGCCCCGGCCGCGCCGAGCCGGTGTTCGCCGGCGACTTCGCCACGCTCACCGTGATCGTCCGCAATCCGGGCAAGGTCGAGCGCTTCGCGCTCAGCTTCGTCGCGCCCGGCATGGCCAGCCCCGAGGACTTCGACGCCAGCCCCGGCGCCGAGCAGATCGTCTCGCTCGCGCTGCCCGCCACGGAGCGCGGCTGGCATCCGGTGCCGCGGCTGCGGCTGGAAACGCGCTTCCCGCTGGGGATCTGGCGCTCCTGGACCTGGTGGCAACCGGCCTTGCGGGTGCTGGTCTACCCGAGGCCCGAGCCCCCGGGCGCCCCGCTGCCGGCGCGGCTGGCCAGCTCCGGCGACGGCCAGGCGCGCGGCGGCGGCGAGCAGGACCTCGCCGCGCTTCGCCCCTGGCAGGAGGGCGACTCGCCTCGCCGGATCGCGTGGAAGGCGATGGCGCGCACGGCCTCCGAGGACCTGATCGTGCGCCAGTACGAAGGCGGCGACCTCGGCGAGCTGGCCCTCGAGTGGTCGCAACTGCCTGCCGGCTGGGACGACGAGCGCAAGCTCTCGAGGATGACCCGCTGGGTGCTCGACGCGGACGCGCTGGGCGTGCCCTGGGCGATGCTGCTGCCGGGCGTCTCGATCGGTCCCGACGCGGGCCCGTCGCATCGCGAGCAGTGCCTGCGCGCGCTGGCCACCTGGGGGCTGCCGGGCGGCGGGCGGGAGTCGGCAAGGTGA
- the mltB gene encoding lytic murein transglycosylase B — MRTPVQTLRAFLPRLFAAACMALAAGCASPPEAVARDYPARPEVRAFMEALAERHAFDPSALDEIFARVRRSDAAIRLMTPAPPTVKRSWKVYRSRFIDDTRISAGVRFWREHEDVVARASKRYGVPEEIIVAIIGVETVFGRITGDHRVIDVLTTLAFDYPRRADYFRSELEQYLLLTRSEGLDPLSVRGSYAGAIGLPQFMPGSIRRWAVDFDGDGRIDLRESPADAIGSVANFLAEHGWVAGEPIRYAARIADPDRLSPLIEAGITPVFTIESLRDYGVTSRDPVSFDTKLALIDLPNGDEAPDFWLGAKNFYVITRYNRSSFYASAVIELAEALRDAIGR; from the coding sequence ATGCGTACGCCGGTTCAGACCCTGAGAGCTTTCCTGCCCCGCCTCTTCGCCGCCGCCTGCATGGCGCTCGCAGCGGGTTGCGCGAGCCCGCCCGAGGCCGTGGCGCGCGACTACCCGGCGCGGCCCGAGGTGCGCGCGTTCATGGAGGCGCTGGCCGAGCGCCACGCCTTCGACCCGTCGGCGCTCGACGAGATCTTCGCGCGAGTGCGCCGCAGCGATGCGGCGATCCGCCTGATGACGCCCGCCCCGCCCACGGTCAAGCGCTCCTGGAAGGTCTACCGCTCGCGCTTCATCGACGACACCCGGATCTCCGCGGGCGTGCGTTTCTGGCGCGAGCACGAGGACGTCGTCGCGCGCGCCTCGAAGCGCTACGGCGTTCCCGAGGAGATCATCGTCGCGATCATCGGCGTGGAAACGGTGTTCGGGCGCATCACCGGCGACCACCGGGTCATCGACGTGCTCACGACGCTGGCCTTCGACTACCCGAGGCGCGCCGACTACTTCCGCAGCGAGCTCGAGCAGTACCTGCTGCTGACGCGATCGGAAGGGCTGGACCCGCTGTCGGTGCGCGGCTCCTACGCCGGCGCGATCGGCCTGCCGCAGTTCATGCCCGGCAGCATCCGGCGCTGGGCGGTCGACTTCGACGGCGACGGCCGGATCGACCTGCGCGAGAGCCCGGCCGACGCGATCGGCAGCGTCGCGAACTTCCTGGCCGAGCACGGCTGGGTCGCCGGCGAGCCGATCCGCTACGCGGCCCGGATCGCGGACCCCGACCGGCTGTCGCCTCTGATCGAGGCGGGCATCACGCCGGTGTTCACGATCGAATCGCTGCGCGACTACGGCGTGACCAGCCGCGACCCGGTCTCCTTCGACACGAAGCTCGCGCTGATCGACCTGCCCAACGGCGACGAGGCCCCGGACTTCTGGCTTGGCGCGAAGAACTTCTACGTGATCACCCGCTACAACCGCTCGAGCTTCTACGCCTCGGCGGTGATCGAGCTGGCCGAGGCGCTGCGCGACGCGATCGGCCGCTGA
- a CDS encoding 2-dehydro-3-deoxy-6-phosphogalactonate aldolase — protein sequence MTTADHPQLRDALEALPLVAILRGLTPAEAPAIGDALREAGFRLIEVPLNSPEPLASIRLLAERLPDCVVGAGTVLRAAEVRAVREAGGGLIVSPNFDPEVVEESVALELPSVPGVATPSEAFAAIKAGAAALKAFPAEGIPPEVLKAWRAVIPASVPILPVGGIVPEKLAAYRVAGASGFGLGSALYRPGDDARAVGERARRFVAAWDAANGRFTA from the coding sequence GTGACGACCGCCGACCATCCGCAACTGCGCGACGCGCTCGAAGCGCTGCCGCTGGTCGCCATCCTGCGCGGCCTCACGCCGGCCGAGGCGCCTGCGATCGGCGACGCCCTGCGCGAGGCCGGCTTCCGGCTGATCGAGGTGCCGCTGAACTCGCCCGAGCCGCTGGCCAGCATCCGGCTGCTGGCCGAGCGCCTGCCCGACTGCGTGGTCGGCGCCGGCACCGTGCTGCGGGCCGCCGAGGTGCGCGCGGTGCGCGAGGCCGGCGGCGGCCTGATCGTGTCGCCGAACTTCGATCCGGAGGTGGTCGAAGAGTCCGTGGCCCTCGAGCTGCCGTCGGTGCCGGGCGTGGCCACCCCGTCCGAGGCCTTCGCGGCGATCAAGGCCGGCGCGGCGGCGCTGAAGGCCTTCCCGGCCGAGGGCATCCCGCCCGAAGTGCTGAAGGCCTGGCGCGCGGTGATCCCGGCCAGTGTGCCGATCCTGCCGGTCGGCGGCATCGTGCCCGAGAAGCTGGCCGCCTATCGGGTGGCCGGTGCTTCGGGCTTCGGCCTGGGCTCGGCGCTGTACCGGCCCGGCGACGACGCGCGCGCGGTCGGCGAGCGCGCCCGCCGCTTCGTCGCCGCCTGGGATGCGGCCAACGGCCGGTTCACCGCCTGA
- a CDS encoding 2-dehydro-3-deoxygalactonokinase → MDPEQPLAALPAALAARAKLIALDWGTTSLRGWLLDDRGQALDRREAPLGILNVRDGRFAEAFEALCAPWLAARPDLPAIASGMIGSRQGWREAPYVATPAGFDALAAGLLALDDAAGRRFRIVPGLVDRPPGGSPDVIRGEETQVFGVLGAAATQSEAGDRRLFLLPGTHSKWVETRGASVAGFRTCMTGELYAVLRQHSILGRLCEEPESPDAPGPLSAFDDGVERGLADPGALGHLLFTVRSEGLLGQRPPDHLPGYLSGLLIGAEIGDALKAFASAGPPCVIASPALAARYLRALHRAGVPATAAEGEPARAGLFAIAAHAGLAG, encoded by the coding sequence ATGGATCCGGAACAGCCCCTCGCAGCGCTGCCGGCCGCCCTGGCGGCCCGCGCGAAACTGATCGCCCTCGACTGGGGCACCACCTCGCTGCGCGGCTGGCTGCTCGACGATCGCGGGCAGGCGCTCGATCGGCGCGAAGCGCCGCTGGGCATCCTGAACGTGCGCGACGGCCGCTTCGCCGAGGCCTTCGAAGCCCTCTGCGCGCCGTGGCTCGCCGCCCGCCCCGACCTGCCGGCGATCGCCTCGGGCATGATCGGCAGCCGCCAGGGCTGGCGCGAGGCGCCCTACGTGGCCACGCCTGCCGGCTTCGACGCGCTGGCCGCCGGCCTGCTCGCCCTCGACGATGCGGCCGGGCGGCGTTTCCGGATCGTTCCCGGGCTGGTCGACCGTCCGCCCGGCGGGTCGCCCGACGTGATCCGGGGCGAGGAGACCCAGGTGTTCGGCGTGCTCGGCGCAGCCGCCACGCAGAGCGAAGCCGGGGACCGCCGGCTGTTCCTGCTGCCCGGCACGCACAGCAAGTGGGTCGAGACCCGCGGCGCGTCCGTGGCCGGGTTCCGCACCTGCATGACCGGCGAGCTCTACGCGGTGCTGCGCCAGCATTCGATCCTGGGCAGGCTCTGCGAGGAGCCCGAGTCGCCCGACGCCCCGGGGCCGCTGTCGGCCTTCGACGACGGCGTCGAGCGCGGGCTGGCCGACCCGGGTGCGCTGGGTCACCTGCTGTTCACCGTGCGCTCCGAGGGGCTGCTCGGCCAGCGACCGCCCGATCACCTGCCCGGCTACCTGTCGGGCCTGCTGATCGGCGCCGAGATCGGCGACGCGCTGAAGGCCTTCGCGAGCGCCGGCCCGCCCTGCGTGATCGCTTCGCCGGCGCTGGCCGCGCGCTACCTCCGGGCGCTGCACCGCGCCGGGGTGCCCGCCACCGCCGCCGAAGGCGAACCCGCCCGAGCCGGCCTGTTCGCGATCGCGGCGCACGCCGGGCTCGCGGGCTGA
- the cysM gene encoding cysteine synthase CysM, which produces MIERPRYPTIEDTIGHTPLVRLQRLPGAANEARGNLILGKLEGNNPAGSVKDRPALAMIARAEARGEIRPGDTLIEATSGNTGIALAMAAAIRGYRMVLIMPDNLSVERRQSMKAYGAELILVSQKEGMEGARDLADRMQAEGKGKVLDQFSNDDNWAAHYETTGPEIWEQTRGQVTHFVSAMGTTGTITGVSRYLKEKNPAVQIVGAQPAEGSSIPGIRKWPVEYLPKIYRHARVDRTESVTQADAEQMARRLAAEEGIFCGISAAGACCIALRIAEEVENATIVFVVCDRGDRYLSTGVFPA; this is translated from the coding sequence ATGATCGAACGCCCGCGCTATCCGACGATCGAAGACACGATCGGCCACACCCCGCTGGTGCGCCTGCAGCGCCTGCCCGGCGCCGCCAACGAGGCGCGCGGCAACCTGATCCTCGGCAAGCTGGAGGGCAACAACCCGGCCGGTTCGGTGAAGGACCGGCCCGCGCTGGCGATGATCGCGCGCGCCGAGGCGCGCGGCGAGATCCGGCCCGGCGACACGCTGATCGAGGCCACCTCGGGCAACACCGGCATCGCGCTCGCGATGGCGGCGGCGATCCGCGGCTACCGGATGGTGCTGATCATGCCGGACAACCTGTCGGTCGAGCGCAGGCAATCGATGAAGGCCTACGGCGCCGAGCTGATCCTGGTCAGCCAGAAGGAGGGCATGGAAGGCGCCCGCGACCTGGCCGACCGGATGCAGGCCGAGGGCAAGGGCAAGGTGCTCGACCAGTTCTCGAACGACGACAACTGGGCGGCGCACTACGAGACCACCGGCCCGGAGATCTGGGAGCAGACACGGGGCCAGGTGACCCACTTCGTGTCGGCGATGGGCACCACCGGCACGATCACCGGCGTGTCGCGCTACCTGAAGGAAAAGAACCCGGCGGTGCAGATCGTCGGCGCGCAGCCGGCAGAGGGTTCGTCGATCCCCGGGATCCGGAAGTGGCCGGTCGAGTACCTGCCGAAGATCTACCGCCACGCGCGCGTCGACCGGACCGAGTCGGTCACCCAGGCCGACGCCGAGCAGATGGCGCGCAGGCTGGCCGCCGAGGAGGGCATCTTCTGCGGCATCTCGGCGGCCGGCGCCTGCTGCATCGCGCTGCGCATCGCCGAAGAGGTGGAGAACGCGACGATCGTCTTCGTCGTCTGCGACCGCGGGGACCGCTACCTGTCGACCGGCGTGTTCCCGGCGTGA
- a CDS encoding DMT family transporter: MSDAAQRGRHFVGILLVVAAVSSFSILDSFAKHLTQTYPLPLVIWARYFFHVAIMVALLWPRMGPRLVATKRPGLQVARGVVLAMSTLFFVSGISLMPLAEASAITMIAPILLTLLARRFLRERAPPGTWWALAVSFAGVLLIVRPGGQVFSVAALFPLATAFCFAGYQLLTRKLAGLDDGLSTLFIGALVATVLASFVAPFFWEWPRSWADAGLFLAMGAMGAFSHLLLVRAFERAPASLLAPFIYLQIVAALTLGWLVFGNFPDLVALAGMGLIALTGVTMALRGRAAPVAPAVEREAPQVEERAAAIAGPVLAPDGAPALPAEAVARAEAPAQPAPAAAAIGAPLRAPLRGVLLAVGACVMFSLLDSIAKHLSQTHSPMMVAWARYVFHVVIMVAVFAPTMGRRLFVTRSPGLQVARGLCLGMSSICFFSSIAFLPLAEATAIVAIAPVLVTAGAVWWLKERTPPGTWWALAASFAGVLLIVRPGSALFGWAALLPVLTAVFAMGYQLLTRQLSGVDNGLATLFIGGAVAAALLSLFAPGAWSLPTSPLDALMFVATGAIGALGHLMLVRAYEIASASSLAPYGYAHAASALVFGFVFFGQFPDLPALLGLALIVSTGVVMAIRNRMPVRALEE, translated from the coding sequence GTGAGCGACGCCGCGCAACGCGGCCGGCATTTCGTCGGCATCCTGCTGGTCGTCGCCGCGGTCTCGTCGTTCTCCATCCTCGATTCGTTCGCCAAGCACCTGACCCAGACCTACCCGCTGCCGCTGGTCATCTGGGCGCGTTACTTCTTCCACGTGGCGATCATGGTCGCGCTGCTGTGGCCGCGGATGGGGCCCCGGCTGGTCGCCACGAAGCGTCCGGGCCTGCAGGTCGCGCGCGGCGTGGTGCTCGCGATGTCCACGCTGTTCTTCGTGTCGGGCATCTCGTTGATGCCGCTGGCCGAGGCCTCGGCGATCACGATGATCGCGCCGATCCTGCTGACCCTGCTCGCGCGCCGCTTCCTGCGCGAGCGCGCGCCGCCGGGCACCTGGTGGGCGCTGGCGGTCAGCTTCGCCGGCGTGCTGCTGATCGTGCGCCCCGGCGGGCAGGTGTTCAGCGTGGCGGCCCTGTTCCCGCTGGCCACCGCCTTCTGCTTCGCCGGCTACCAGCTGCTCACCCGCAAGCTGGCGGGCTTGGACGACGGCCTGTCGACCTTGTTCATCGGCGCGCTGGTCGCGACCGTGCTCGCGAGCTTCGTCGCCCCGTTCTTCTGGGAGTGGCCGCGCAGCTGGGCCGACGCGGGCCTGTTCCTGGCGATGGGCGCGATGGGCGCCTTCAGCCACCTGCTGCTGGTGCGCGCGTTCGAGCGGGCGCCGGCCTCGCTGCTCGCGCCCTTCATCTACCTGCAGATCGTGGCGGCGCTCACGCTGGGCTGGCTGGTGTTCGGCAACTTCCCGGACCTGGTCGCGCTGGCCGGCATGGGGCTGATCGCGCTGACCGGCGTGACGATGGCGCTGCGCGGCCGGGCGGCGCCGGTTGCGCCGGCGGTCGAGCGCGAGGCGCCGCAGGTCGAGGAGCGCGCCGCCGCGATCGCGGGCCCGGTGCTCGCGCCCGATGGCGCGCCCGCGCTGCCGGCCGAGGCGGTCGCGCGCGCCGAGGCGCCGGCGCAACCGGCGCCGGCCGCCGCTGCGATCGGCGCGCCGCTTCGCGCGCCCCTGCGCGGCGTGCTGCTGGCGGTCGGGGCCTGCGTGATGTTCTCGCTGCTCGACAGCATCGCCAAGCACCTGTCGCAGACCCACTCGCCGATGATGGTCGCCTGGGCGCGCTACGTGTTCCACGTGGTCATCATGGTCGCCGTGTTCGCGCCGACGATGGGGCGCAGGCTGTTCGTGACCCGCAGCCCCGGCCTGCAGGTGGCGCGAGGGCTCTGCCTGGGGATGTCGTCGATCTGCTTCTTCTCGAGCATTGCCTTCCTGCCGCTCGCCGAGGCGACCGCGATCGTCGCGATCGCACCGGTGCTGGTGACCGCCGGGGCGGTCTGGTGGCTGAAGGAGCGCACCCCGCCGGGGACCTGGTGGGCGCTGGCGGCGAGCTTCGCCGGCGTGCTGCTGATCGTGCGGCCGGGCAGCGCGCTGTTCGGCTGGGCGGCGCTGCTGCCGGTGCTCACCGCGGTGTTCGCGATGGGCTACCAGTTGCTGACGCGGCAACTGAGCGGCGTCGACAACGGCCTGGCCACGCTGTTCATCGGCGGCGCGGTCGCGGCCGCGCTGCTGTCGCTGTTCGCGCCCGGCGCGTGGAGCCTGCCGACCAGCCCGCTCGACGCGCTGATGTTCGTGGCCACCGGCGCGATCGGCGCGCTCGGCCACCTGATGCTGGTGCGCGCCTACGAGATCGCGTCGGCTTCCTCGCTGGCGCCCTACGGCTACGCGCACGCGGCGTCCGCGCTGGTCTTCGGCTTCGTCTTCTTCGGCCAGTTCCCCGACCTGCCGGCCCTGCTCGGGCTCGCGCTGATCGTCTCGACCGGCGTGGTCATGGCGATCCGCAACCGGATGCCGGTGCGCGCGCTCGAGGAGTAG
- a CDS encoding AAA family ATPase yields MLERIQAVAAQVGSVVVGKQAQIRLALACLLARGHLLIEDLPGVGKTTLAHALSISLGLQFKRVQFTNDLLPADVVGVTVFDRDKSAFVFHPGPVFSQVLLADEINRASPKTQSSLLEAMEERQVSIEGSPHPLPDPFFVIATQNPQDQIGTFPLPESQLDRFLMCIEIGYPDPKSERAILEGQDRRAMLDTLAPAMTPAQLLDAQRLVRQIRCAPPLIDYIQNLLTHSRRSAALSEGLSPRAGLGLIQAARAWAMLDGRNHVLPEDVQAVLTSVAGHRLRPARGVATSHRARAELVAELIKAVPVP; encoded by the coding sequence ATGCTCGAGCGGATACAGGCGGTCGCCGCCCAGGTCGGCTCGGTCGTCGTGGGCAAGCAGGCCCAGATCCGGCTCGCGCTGGCCTGCCTGCTCGCGCGCGGCCACCTGCTGATCGAAGACCTTCCCGGCGTCGGCAAGACGACGCTGGCCCACGCGCTGTCGATCTCGCTGGGGCTTCAGTTCAAGCGCGTGCAGTTCACGAACGACCTGCTGCCGGCCGACGTGGTCGGCGTCACCGTGTTCGACCGGGACAAGTCGGCCTTCGTGTTCCACCCGGGGCCGGTCTTCTCGCAGGTGCTGCTCGCCGACGAGATCAACCGCGCCTCGCCCAAGACGCAGTCCTCGCTGCTCGAGGCGATGGAGGAGCGCCAGGTGTCGATCGAGGGCAGCCCGCACCCGCTCCCCGACCCGTTCTTCGTGATCGCCACGCAGAACCCGCAGGACCAGATCGGCACCTTCCCGCTTCCCGAGTCGCAGCTCGACCGCTTCCTGATGTGCATCGAGATCGGCTATCCGGACCCGAAGTCCGAGCGCGCGATCCTCGAGGGGCAGGACCGCCGCGCGATGCTCGACACGCTCGCGCCCGCGATGACGCCCGCGCAGCTGCTCGACGCGCAGCGCCTGGTGCGGCAGATCCGCTGCGCGCCGCCGCTGATCGACTACATCCAGAACCTGCTGACGCACAGCCGCCGCAGCGCCGCGCTCTCCGAGGGCCTGAGCCCCCGCGCCGGCCTCGGCCTGATCCAGGCGGCGCGCGCCTGGGCCATGCTCGACGGCCGCAACCACGTGCTGCCCGAGGACGTGCAGGCGGTTCTCACCTCCGTGGCCGGCCACCGGCTCAGGCCGGCCCGCGGCGTTGCGACCTCGCACCGCGCCCGCGCGGAGCTGGTGGCCGAGCTGATCAAGGCGGTGCCGGTTCCGTGA